CGGCACGTGCAGTGAGGGCGGCCCTGACGGTGGCGAGTCGCCGCTGGGCTGGGGGGCACGGCTGCCGGCCGCCGGCGGGGCGAGGAGGGTCCGTGCGCGGCCCGGGCTCCGTGCCGGCTCTCGGCGCTCACTCCGCGCCCGGCGCCCCGCGGTCCCGTCCGAGCCCTCCGCTCCGCGCGCGCCGCGGGTCCCGCCTTTTATAGTCAGCTCGGGCCCCGCCTCCAGCCCGACCAATAGGAGCGCCCCCTGCCGAAGAGTGACAGCCGCTCGCACCCAATGGAGGCAGGCTCGGCGGCCTGCTGCATTTCCAACTAGGGTCAGAGAGTCGGAGCGCGGGAAGGAGGGGGGCGCGTAGCGGACGCGAGCGCGGAAAACAGAGCGGGGCAGCCCGGGCGGGGAGCGGAGGGGCAGCACAGGCGCGGGCAGCGCGAGGGCGCGGCGTGTGCGCCCGAGGGAGCGAGGAAGGAGGGTGCACGGGAAGCCGGAAGCAAGGAACGGAGCGGGTAAAGCCAAGGGCCGTCGCGGATCAAGACTTGGCGATAGGGTGGCAGGGAAATTGCAAAGTGTCTGTCTGATTTGGAAGATCGTACATCCTAGGAGTTGAAAGACCTTTAAGATCCATCCATCCTACGTCCTacataatgagaaaagaaaagaaaaaaacgcCTCTCCGACCAAATGACGATCCCCTGGCGTCCACCTAAACAGGGAAGCGCTCCTCCCAGAAGCTTATTCGTTCGATTCCAGTCTGACCATGCGCCTCCACCGAGCCAGGCGTGGCGAGGAACCGCTAGGAAAGGGAGACTCGCCGATGGCCTTGCACCTACTGCTGCCATTAGAACAGGGTTCGACGGGCAAGTGCTATCTCCCAGAGCCTCGTCTGTTTCTTCCAGCCAGTCAGGTAGCCACCCACCGGGTGGCCCGTGGTCCAGGACCAAAATCAGCCCCGCAGACTCGGCCCAGGTGTGGGGAACAGGTGTGAAAGTCCGACCCACGTAGATTATTTCTCAGTAAGATGGAGCTTGACCGAATAATTACTGTGATGTAtgagttttaaggaaaaaaatatggatagagcaagaagaaaagcaagagaacATCTGGGCAAATGTCATGATCTTAACGGCTATTCCTGTTCGTCTGAGTATCTAGCCTTCCTTTCTGCGTTAAGGAAACCTTTCCAATTCCCTTGCCTGTGGCACTTCTAGGCATTGTGAAATCTCTTCGCCTACGTGAAGCTACTGTCATCCAAAGCCGAACACTCtcctgttgatagtttctttccTGGCCTGAAACAGCTGGGTTGTTCGCAGCTGAGCTTCTGTCAGCCAGCCGCCGCGGCTCTCTTCTCAACAGCAGACTCAGGGGAGACCTCAAACggcctccctccagctccagccTCTGTGCCCGCACATTTCCTGTGCCAGGTCAGACACAGAGAAGACGAAAGAAGACTGTGTCTTCCCCCACCCACCTGGATCCTCTGACTCTCACTTTCCAGCGGGAATCTGGTACCTAAGAGACTCGTTTTGGTGGCGGTGGAGGGCGGGGGGGCACTCTTACGCAGTCTCTGCAGCCGACTCCTCTGGCTGCCCTCACCGTCATGATGAACGGCGAGTTGGCATGGAAAAGGTCATCTTTAGTGCAACAGACCTCCCCAAAGCTGTTAACAAACAGCCCTGCAAAGAATataaagggagccctggctggcgtagctcagtggattgagcacgggctgcgaaccaaagcatcgtaggttcgattcctagtcagggcacatgcctgggtggcaggccacggcccccagcaaccgcaccttgatgtttctctctctctctccctccctaccctctcttaaaaaaataaataattaaaaaaaagaatataaagggAATCTGAGATCCTACATCAGAGGTCAGCAAGCTTTTTCTGTAACAGCCAGAGAGTAAATGCTAACAGTCTCTGTTAAATTCCAAGCCTTTCCTTATAGTTTGAAAGCAGTCCTAAACAACATATAAACAAATAGGTGAGGCTAtattccagtaaaactttatttttcgaCACCAAAGTGTGCagttcatataattttcatgtgtgaTGAgatattccttttcttcttttaacaatttaaagactttatctatttctttctttattttttttttgtagagagacaggaagggagaaagggagagaaacaccaatgtggggttgcctctcatgtgccccctactgtggacctggcctgcaacccaggcatgtgccctgactgggaactgaactggggATCATTTGCTTCGCAGtgcagtgctcaatccagtgagctacaccagccagggcttcttttaatttgaaaaaaacaaccctggctggtgtggctcagtggattgaatgtcagtctgagaaccaaagggtcaccagtttgattcccagtcagggcacgtgcctggcttgcaggctgggttcccagtagggggcgtgcaag
This portion of the Phyllostomus discolor isolate MPI-MPIP mPhyDis1 chromosome 14, mPhyDis1.pri.v3, whole genome shotgun sequence genome encodes:
- the PCP4L1 gene encoding Purkinje cell protein 4-like protein 1 — encoded protein: MTTLCNFPATLSPSLDPRRPLALPAPFLASGFPCTLLPRSLGRTRRALALPAPVLPLRSPPGLPRSVFRARVRYAPPSFPRSDSLTLVGNAAGRRACLHWVRAAVTLRQGALLLVGLEAGPELTIKGGTRGARGAEGSDGTAGRRARSERREPARSPGRARTLLAPPAAGSRAPQPSGDSPPSGPPSLHVPPAPSAAAMSELNTKTAPAANQAPGPEEKGKAGPAKKAEEEEEIDIDLTAPETEKAALAIQGKFRKFQKRKKDPSS